The DNA window TTATGAACCTTTATTTACAAACCTTGAAGTAATGGTAAAATCATGATGGAAATGTGGTGACAATTATCCTCCAACATAAAGCACTCTGATCTCCTCTGGATTTGCCACCTTTTAAGAcacagggacgagggagcctggtgggctgccgtctatggggtcgtacagtcagacacgactgaagcgacttagcagcagcaagacacaTTTACCCTTTGGCTTTCATAGACTATATATGCTATATTTAGTTTATATGTTTAGTGTTTATTCGGACAGTGCTGGTATTTTTCCAAACAGTACCAGTCCCAGTCCAAGCTCCTCTTTTTGCATATGTGGAAGTGGAGCTTAGAAGGGGTTAAGTGGCTTGGTAAAATCCCAGTGGTAGAAAGGCAGAGCCATAGCCCAGAGCTCCCCACCGTCCTACCCTCCCCTTTGGGGCAGGCACTTCTGCTGTTTTCACTCAACTGAGTCACACCCAGAGACACTTAATAAAATacttttggtaaccatagttCATATGATTCCACTTAGCTTGATGTAaaatctttcttttgattttgtgaTTGTATTTTGATTTGACATCAACTCAAATATGGAAGCTTTCCATGAAAAGAATATAAACCTAACTTTTTAAAGTTCATAAACTTCTAATATCTTCATAATCATCTctaaacattttacatttaaaataagccCACCCAAAAACATTCTTCAAAAGGTATCCTTAAAGAGGATTCCACTCAAAATTCTcagaaaattatttcagtaacTCAAAAAACAAAGAGGTACCTCATTAGAGAAACTTACCAAACTTTGTGAAGATGGAGTATTAAGAAaagaatgggccaaagatctCAGACTGCAGTTATAAATACCCAAGTATGGTACTTTTCAATCCAAAGGTAGTTTGGCTTTCTACACAAATTCATTTTTCCCCTAACTGTAGACAGTTTGAAGGAttagatggaaaagaaaaatcagtttcaACTCTCAAAGCCGCTATTGCTAACTCTTGTGTGCATTCCTTGGCAGttcttcttttcatctttttagcTAAGTTGTGATCATACTGCATATACAAATTTGCATCTTGATTTTAGATTAATATTATAACATTTATTTCCTCATGTTATGACATAGccttattataataatttttataactaGACATGATATGATTATATCATAATTTAACTATTTCTACTTTTGAATCTTGTATTTATATTATCCTAATTACATTGGGAGAATATGTCTATACACTAAACTTTCTTTTGGAGTTTATTTCTCAGTGATAAAGTCCCAGAATTATTATGTGCCAAAAGTGTTATGAGTATTTCTAAAGTACTTGATATATTCTGAAAGAGttgctttgtgtgtgtattttttggcAAAACAATTTTTAGCATCAAAAAGTGGAATCTTGATCTGAAAAATGGGACAAATATATTTATGGAGTATTGGGGCAGAATATTTGAAATTGGAATTATTCAAAGAAATCAATTTCTGCTGGTTGCCATTTTCACAAGTAATATATTATGCTTGCATTTTGGAGGAATGTTTCTGAAGGATTTAGGAGATAGTAAGTCTATAAATTCATATAAAGATCTTAAAGAATTATCATAATGTGACCTGTAAAATgtcctttaaaaagtaatttaaaactaATCCTAGtactatcatttttttaagattgtgttttgtgttagttgctcagtcgtgtctgactgtttgcaaccccatagactgtagccttccaggctcctctgtccgtggaattctctagatgagaatactggagtgggtagccattcccttctccaggagatcttcccaacccagggatgaacccaagtctcccacattgcaggcagattctttactgtctgagtcatttttaaatgacatttaaacAGTATTTCTCTATAATGTCAGTGAGTTCAGGAAAACTTTATAACTTATAGGTTGTCATTGGTCTTATTTTCTCTcaatcttttttccattttgctgtTCAAAACATTTTGGTAGATCATGCTGTCAAAGCATGGTGTTCTTAATGGGCTGCAGAAGTAGGATCACTATAATAGGaactcaataagtatttattggaCCGCACTGACTGCTTAAAATTAGACTGTCAAAGCAAAAATGAGTGAAAAACGACCAACTGAGATCACTATTACTAATCTGTATTTCTGAAATAGATGTCTGAGAAGAAAAAGGATGAAGACAATGGGACAAGTACTTCACCAAGTAAAGGTAAGAGCCAGTACTTATTTGATGTTGGactatgatgaaaaaaaaaatatgtgttggGTGTGGAAAGCAGACAACAGAGATAAACAGTCAAGAGCATTATAGAGCCTCCCCAGACCTCTGGTGGCCCATGAATGAGCACTTTGCTTTGGTGCAGAAGGACAGCTTAGCTACTTCAGCAGAGCTGCTAGAGGCTATGCATTACTGGTAGGTAGAGCTCgagctgtcttttcatttctcagCATTCTCCCATCACACAGCTTGCCTTTCACACATAATTATTGCTAGTGTTTCTGGAAGACTACGAGCTATACATGACATCTTTTTGAATAACTTATAAGcagtggtggagaaggaaatggcaacccactccagtactcttgcctggaaaatcccatggacagaggagcctggtaggctacagtccatggggtcgcaaagagtcaggcacgactgagcgacttcacttcactcacttcatactttctcactggagaaggaaatggcaacccactccagtgttcttgcctggagaatcccatggacagaggagcctggcaggccacagtctgtggggtcgaagagagtcagacacaactggagtgactaagcacgcacaagCAGTGGTGTGCTGATAAGTCTTTAACAACTGGCTCTCCAAAAATGTGTGTGGTATATATCATTCAAAATTTTACTAGTATAAAGTATGTATATCAgataatttacaaataataaaatatataatatactttaTGGTAAATTCCATATAGACCACTGATTCTCACAAAGTACTTCTTTGATTTTGGCCACTTTCAGCCTTAGCCAACCTATAGTTACAACAGATAAATGGGTTTAGTCCCAATATGACTAAGGAATAggacaaaagaaacagaaagaggtaTGTTGGAACTTAACTTGGTTGTTAATGATGTGAGTGACTTCTTTGCTGAGCTAGATAATAGTTTTAGAATACTCTGGAAGAATATTTCCTCATTTTTGGTGCTGTTCACATTATAGCAGCTGCAGGCATGATACTTTTAAATGTTATCTGCATCAGTAACATATTCTCCACTACTTTGCattgtgtgccaagttgcttcagtcgtgtccgactctttgtgaccccatggactgtagcccaccaggctcctctatccattggattctccaggcaagaataccagagtgggctgccatttcctcctccaggggatcttcccaacccagggattgaacctaggtctcttaaatcgcctgcattggtaggcaggttctttaccactagtgccacctgggaagcctgtctagACGATCTACAGAACCTGTCTAGACAAATCTACATAAATGAAGACCTGATTCTTAGTGCTTGTTGATTTTTATCCCATCAAAACTACTTTCAGGTTACCAACAtaatgtctggagaaggaaatggcaacccactccagtattcttgcctggagaatcccagggatgggggagcccggtcggctgccgtctatggggtcgcacagagttggacacgactgaagtgacttagcagcagcagcagcagcagcagcagcagcagcagcagcagcaacataatgTCACTGAACATGGGAGTTAGGAAGAGATGTATACCAGCGCATCATTACATAGTATTTTTAATATCCAGAAAGAACAGACATAAACAGTAGCTTCAAGAGCAAACCTCATAATGAAGTGTAGTAAAATAATTAAGGAAGTGATGAGTTTTGAgtatttactatatttatttgTAGCAAATTGATTTAGTGGTAAGcatgtataatttaatttttactaatGGCTACATTTAACAGCCGTCTCGCAAAGTTCTGGAAAGTTTATCATTTCTTGTGAGCTGGCTGGTATGAGCCAAGTCCAGTACACCAGTGTATACAGAGAaaatcctttttcattttctgctacCCAAATCACATTCATATACACACTTCAATctgtccagtggctaggactctgatCTTTCAATACGAGGgtccttggtttgatccctggttggggaactagatcccacctgccacaactaagaccctgtgcagccaaataagtaaataaaaatatattaaaaaaaaaaaaccatcaaggCAAAAGTTAAAAGGGTCCTCCTCAGAAAGGTTTGGAGACCTTTCCGTTGATATTATTTCAAGGGTCCATGAAACTTCAAAGGTAATATGTCAAGCATCTGTTTGATCCTTTTGGTTTTTAGGAGTTTGGGTATGGCACTGGAAAATGAAGTCAGCTGCCAACACTTGCAAATGAGTGGGGAAAAGTGGTGGCTTGGCAAATGGCAGCAAAGAGTGAGCCACACCATAGGCTTCCTTtttagttaagatgaggttatAGTAACCAAAAATGTGCCTAACttgttgatttctttcattgttgTTAGAAAGCAAAGATATTTCCAATAAGCGGCGAGGCAAAGAGGGTGCCTGGGATTCTTTGCAAATGATGAAAAAACCAAAGCAGAGCCAACTTACCCCTGTAACTGACTCAGAAGTGGCTTTGGTCAATGCCTGTCTTGAACAAAGACGAGCAAGGCGCTATTCTGAATTCGGTCAAGTGAATCGGACCCAACATGACAGTGATACAACTGAGTGTGACAGTGAAGAATCTAACTCTGGAGCCTCCTCATGgaaggagagtgaaagtgaaCCCCACCCATCACCAGCCAGtattaagaagagaaaaacaactcaGAGGCAAAGGAATATGGGAGGTTACCAAATCAGGGAAAGGCCCTGCCTCCACTGCAAAGCCATGAGAACCAATGAATGGCTAACTCGCCATTTCCTTCAAAATGCTTCAGTAACAAGCTCAATGAAGGGAGATGAAAATTTTGGACTTGATATTAAGACAAAATTCAGTAAATTTTGATTTTATCAAGTCCTTACCTCACTTGAAGCCAAATGaaagagatgaataaaacatgaaaagTCACCAGAGGTCTAGATGAGGAGGCTTTTACAATAAAGTCTCTCTACTAACAACAAAAACATTCTTGGAACCCAAGAGGTAAAatttcagataattctttgtcCAAAAACAGGCCAGTGAATTTGTTTATGGCACCGCTGAAGCATCAGAGATCTGTATCcactatgattttttttatgCAAAAGAGCACAAGACAGATATTTTATGCCTTGAGTGTATGTATTTTGTTAATGTCTGTAATACAAATAAGGAAggtctttgaaaatatatttatgtttagaAACCACTTAAATTTATTCATATGTTTTGATTATCCAGTTGACTGAATGAATTAGGGAATGTTGGTTGGAATAGAATTGGCCCCAATTCCCCAGATCCATATTTACAGGTGAGTCTACCTGAGTTGTATATTTTTTTGGCAGCGCAGCTTGTAGATCAGTTCCCCGACTGGGGATTggacctgggccctcagcagtgagagcatggcATCCTAaccatagagtcctaaccactggaccaccagggaattccctacatgAGCTGTATTGTTGCATATGTGTCAGCTTGGGGCTGGTGACAAGGAGCTGGAATGAGGCCTGATTCCTACAGTAGACCAGAAGGACAGCTGAGCCATGGGCTATCCTCGCTTATTGCAACTGGGGAGAGAAATCAAGCTCAACTCCAAATCAGCAAATTCAAGTGGGGGTTTGTAGCCAAGGGAAGAGTATCAGTGGATGGGATAGAAAATTCCTACAAGGAACCACCAGAGGTAGGAGAATTTGTGCTAAACTGACCTAGCATGATTCTTGCAAAAGGCAGACCAAGGACTTATACATCAAAAGTGGAGGATGAGGAACTGATCAGATGTCAAGGGTGATCAGACATCAAGGGTGGGAAACACTAAATTTACTTAACAGAATTCTTGCAAAAACTGGTCTGGGCAGCCAAAGGCAGGATGGGCACCAAGGGTGAGATCAGGGTAAGAAGAAGGCTCAGAGGAGACTAACTAGAATTTGTCAAAGAAAGAGTCTTTACTGAAAGTGAGTCTCAATCCAGATATACTTGGGCTAAGTTTTCCAGTTAGGTGGGGACCCCAGTGTGGGGCCGGGAATTCAAGCAGAGATGGTAGATAGTTGGCCATTCGGGAGGATGGCAGAACTCCAACTGGGATACAAAATAAGACCCAGATCCCAGAGAAGAGTCTGGCAAAGACAAGCCACAAGGGCTCTGCTCACTTAAGAAGGGCTTAAGTGTTCAGGAAAGATTTGGATACCACATTGATAAAGACTGCAGCTTAATACCAAGAACTGAGCCTTTTATGGGGTATTGGGAGAGATACAACAGAGCTATGACTGTGGACTTGGAGGTTACTCCTGATGACTTCAGGTTCCTTAACTGATGCCAACAAGGAGACCAGGGAGGCGATGTGGGAGCCCCAGCCATTGGAGCTAGGCCCCTGGAATCCAGGACATGGGGTGTCATTTCTGAGCTTTTTTGTAGAGACTGTCTTAACCATATTTCCTCAGGGTTCGAATTGGTCTGAGGCTGCAAGTGAAAAGCAGGACAGCTTCAAGATTTGACCTGGGCATCAACCTTTTCCACAAAGACTTCCTTTACTTCTTGATATCGTCCTCCACTTTGTCCCCTCAGGTGTAACCTGTGCCCTCCCTTATGCTCCAACGTACCTTGAAATGTTCTCTATCTCAGCacctgtaacattttttttttttaagggaaattgGGGGCTCTTAGGTAAtgaggttttaaatttttttaaaatttatttttggctgtgctgagtctttgttgctatgtgtgggcttttctctagttgcagcgagtgggggctattctctagttgtggtgcatgggtttcccctggtggcttctcttaccgCAGAGCACAGTCTCTCAGGcatgcaggctttagtagttgtggctcacaggcttagttgccttgtggcaCGTGGCATCTTTCTGGACCAGTGgtcgaatctgtgtcccctgcattggtaggtggattcttaagcaatggaccaccagggaagttcatcaCTCTTAGCATTTTAATGCCTGTATTTATTTGCAAGACCCTctgtcatttatatatatgtccctgggttgggaagataaatatatatatatatatgacatatatatatatacacatatatacacacacacatacatatatatacacatatacatatatatatatatacatatacacacatatacatatacatgtacatatatatatatgtaactttaAAGGTACAGTCCATGACTTATCTTTGTATCTCTCTGACCCTGCACAGTGCCAAACAACATGATAGATAAATAATTTAGTTGAATTAATATGCAAAGGAATTCATGAATgcaaaaaagagaaactgaggaaTGTAGAGGCAAAGAAAGCAGAGGAGCCAATACCTAAAATTTAGTGAATGATTCTGATATTTCTAACTTGATATGATCAAGATGCTTGttaccttgtttatttaaatagCACCCAAATAATCAAACCCCAAGtaccaaaaacaaatgaaaaaataaaaggctcAAAATATAGTAGTGAGTTGCGGGAGCAGGATTTAAATCTGAGTCATCTGACTTTGGAATTTGGGCTCTTAATTACTGTGGTCTTAACCACTATTCTCTGAAGCTGGAAAATCCTGATTTCAAGGTAAGTCAATTACCACCTCCTACACAGccataagtgatttttaaaaaaagcgttagtcactcagttgtgtctgactcttagcgacccatagactatagcctgccaggttcctctgtccatgggtttcttcaggcaagaatactggactgggttgccattcgcttcctaacccaaggatcgaacccagatctcctgcattgcaggtgggtttttgACCAATCCGTCTGAGtttccctgatagcccagttggtaaagaatctgcttgcaatgcaggagactccaggttgattcctgggttgggaagatcccctagagaagggataggctacccactccagtattcttgggcttccctgtgactcagctggtaaagaatctgcctgcaatacaggagacctgggttcgatccctgggttgggagaggctacccactccagtattctggcctggagaattcatagtccatggggtctcaaggagtcagacacgactgagagactttcacttcactttcactgggccaccagggaagccccatatccaAGCTGATATAATCTCATCAGGAAAAGGAGGACAATGACAATTTTCCAGATAATAGAGTAAGTGACCATGCCCCAAATGTTTTGCTTGTGGATCCAAAAATATAACTGATGAACTACTATCCAAAAAGTCATTTATATCAAAGATTGCTACTTTTCATGGTCTCAGGTCAAAGTTGGGGGTGAGTGATGGCTGTATATTGGAAGAAGGAATCATGGACAAGTTAAATCAGGGGTTATAAATATGAAGGAGTTAGTCAGGATAGTTTGTAAGTACATTAAACCCAAAGCAGAGACCAAAAATAGCTGGAAGGACAGCCAAAGCCAAGGAGAGAAATACACTGAATCAAAGGAATAAGGCAAGGACAAGGACATGGAAGGGTGAGGAGCAAAAGCAT is part of the Ovis aries strain OAR_USU_Benz2616 breed Rambouillet chromosome 4, ARS-UI_Ramb_v3.0, whole genome shotgun sequence genome and encodes:
- the SSMEM1 gene encoding serine-rich single-pass membrane protein 1 → MGDLFSLFWEVDPPAIPISFTIPNQDYECRKDDSCGVIGNFLLWYFVIILVLMFFSRASIWMSEKKKDEDNGTSTSPSKESKDISNKRRGKEGAWDSLQMMKKPKQSQLTPVTDSEVALVNACLEQRRARRYSEFGQVNRTQHDSDTTECDSEESNSGASSWKESESEPHPSPASIKKRKTTQRQRNMGGYQIRERPCLHCKAMRTNEWLTRHFLQNASVTSSMKGDENFGLDIKTKFSKF